A genomic stretch from Chiloscyllium plagiosum isolate BGI_BamShark_2017 chromosome 2, ASM401019v2, whole genome shotgun sequence includes:
- the LOC122539388 gene encoding transmembrane protein 215-like: protein MRADNINPRTGLVVALVSVFLVFGFMFTVSGVRGETLGDIPLIAIGPAIFLPGLAAILLAKKTDGFSKWPAALCCGRDRRDTEGELLAAPSIGGSWQDMSKTSTRTQTPEVEEGGFSVDSRSLIRKSDQEAARRYLETYYPSGVFNNYCAFARLCSNRDSAFYTSVYSTRDSVVYSPRDSVPYGRYYCCYPSPGETQHVRLCWDYETIV from the coding sequence ATGAGAGCAGACAACATCAACCCCAGGACAGGGCTGGTGGTGGCTTTGGTCAGTGTCTTCCTGGTTTTTGGCTTCATGTTCACCGTGTCTGGAGTGAGAGGGGAGACTCTGGGAGATATCCCGCTCATTGCCATCGGGCCTGCTATCTTCCTGCCCGGCCTGGCTGCCATCCTGCTGGCCAAGAAGACCGATGGATTCTCCAAGTGGCCGGCAGCCCTGTGTTGTGGCCGGGACAGAAGGGACACCGAGGGAGAGCTCTTGGCTGCCCCGAGCATCGGGGGCAGCTGGCAGGACATGTCCAAGACCTCGACCAGGACCCAGACCCCCGAGGTCGAGGAGGGAGGCTTCTCTGTGGACTCCCGGAGCCTGATCCGCAAGAGCGACCAAGAGGCGGCCAGGAGATACTTGGAGACCTACTACCCATCCGGAGTCTTCAACAACTACTGCGCCTTCGCCCGGCTGTGCTCCAACCGGGACAGCGCCTTCTACACCAGCGTCTACTCTACCCGGGACAGTGTGGTCTACTCCCCTCGGGACAGTGTCCCCTACGGCAGGTATTACTGCTGTTACCCCAGCCCGGGAGAAACCCAACATGTCAGACTTTGCTGGGACTACGAGACAATAGTGTGA